The following DNA comes from Watersipora subatra chromosome 8, tzWatSuba1.1, whole genome shotgun sequence.
tactctGGGTATGCAAAAAATATTCCCAAATTTAAGAAGAACATggataatatacatatatttcatcTACAAAGTTGAGATGACCTTCTTTAATTTGTTGTCACAAATAATGTAGGCGCCATGATTTTAATAGTGAAAACAAAGcaagttgtttttttaattatatatagatttagcGAGTGATCCGCAAGTTCTTACATGTAGGTATGTGTTACTCTTTTCCTTTACCTAAGTTCTTATGCATTTTGAATTGGTAACTGTCAGCACAGAGGTTATATGGTGTAACAGGGGTTATACGGGGTCACAGGAGTTATATAGGGTCATAGGGGTTATGTGGGGTCACAGGAGTTATATAGGGTCACAGGGGTTTTAAGTTGCCTGTGTTTGCAGGCGTAGACGTTATATGGCTAATTTTAGGCGTTTGATGAATGTGAATCTTGTCAAGAAAATCGCCTCAGAAAGTATTGCGTTGGCTCATGTCCAATACACACATTCCTCATCAAAGAAGCAAAGGCATGCGTCACCTGTAGTCCACAAGGCTGCAACATTAGgtaaattttgattaaaataagcTGCAGCAATTTCGATtgctttttattgtttaaaattaacttgaaaaaatttaaatttcaaaaacaaTTCATTCTATGTGGAGCTGTTTTAATCTATTCCTTGTTtcataataattaaaatgtattaatttggttttttttaactttgacttttctttttgcttgtaaagtattttttctcaAGACAGAATTAACACAAGTTCAATATGTAATCAACACACGAGTTGTCACTGAACTCTTGGCAGTACTTCCAGTAGAAAAGGATGACaacacatgtataatatataatgtaatataatgcTAGCACTTTAGCCGCTTTTTACGCAAGATAATTGTTAGCAATAATAGCTTCATTAATCTATCAAAAGGTTCACATCTATCTATCAAAGGTTCCTTACAAATCAAAGGTCAGCTTGCGGTCAGCTTGAGAACTTGTGTCGCAACCAAGTCAAGaggtttgtaatttttttttttgaGGTTTATGGACTGAGATACTTtggtttaaatttttataagtTTGCTCCCCTcggctataaaaatatttatttattggtaATATTCATTAATATTACTAATAAATGAAGTAGTTTATtaccaagtaattcatatttattGGTAATAAAATACTTGCGTGAACAGCAAAGACTATAGCATATAGCAGATTGCTTCAACGCAAAATGTTTGCTATCACTGATTTGATCTGTTCTAGGAACCTGCCATGATTTGACAGGAACCTGCCATGACTTGACAGGAACCTGCCATGACTTGACAGGAACCTGCCATGACTTGACAGGAACCTGCCATGACTTGACAGGAACCTGCCATGACTTGGCAGGAACCTGCCATGACTTGACAGGAACCTGCCATGACTTGACAGGAACCTGCCATGACTTGACAGGAACCTGCCATAACTATGATTAAACttgaaaaagttttacaaaCCGAATACTGTTTTTACAAACTAACATGAAATGTGCTTGAAATCCAAAAAGAAAAGTTATGAAATAAATCTCAAATAAATGGGAAGCTTCAGTTTTCAGAAATCCtttttttggtaattttttcaaaaatgtttatCAGAGGCTTACTTTTTTATATACTAGATTCTTTATCTACTACTAGATTTGGTTCTAAAGCATTTTTGACCAAAGATGATCACCGAAAATCGTCAAAAAGTAGCTATTTCTGCATCATTCAATTTACAACTTGACCTTGCTGCAT
Coding sequences within:
- the LOC137402532 gene encoding uncharacterized protein, with amino-acid sequence MALVIALIIEVVDVMQAKEVAVIMSVRKGVPALHLLIAQNASMRLMNVNLVKKIASESIALAHVQYTHSSSKKQRHASPVVHKAATLGTCHDLTGTCHDLTGTCHDLTGTCHDLTGTCHDLTGTCHDLAGTCHDLTGTCHDLTGTCHDLTGTCHNYD